From the genome of Halomonas sp. 1513, one region includes:
- a CDS encoding tRNA (N6-threonylcarbamoyladenosine(37)-N6)-methyltransferase TrmO gives MKPASFAVEAIGHIESDFRDKFGVPRQPGLAPAARARLVLHGDYADPLAVRGLDAYSHVWLTFIFHHSPERWTPLVRPPRLGGNAKLGVFATRSTHRPNRLGLSLAALGAIDTRHGVALELHGCDLVDGTPVLDIKPYLPWAEALPDARAGMAADAPPRHAVRFSQDAEDALEQRSDSASLRALIEQVLAQDPRPAYHRDKGDAERVYGVRLRDVDVRFCAEGEGFRVVAIATP, from the coding sequence GTGAAGCCGGCAAGCTTCGCCGTCGAGGCCATCGGCCATATCGAAAGCGACTTCCGCGACAAGTTCGGCGTGCCCCGCCAGCCGGGGCTGGCCCCCGCCGCCCGCGCCCGGCTGGTGCTGCACGGCGACTACGCCGACCCGCTGGCGGTGCGCGGCCTCGACGCCTACAGCCATGTATGGCTGACCTTCATCTTCCACCACAGCCCCGAGCGCTGGACGCCGCTGGTGCGCCCGCCGCGGCTGGGCGGCAACGCCAAGCTCGGCGTCTTCGCCACACGCAGCACCCACCGCCCCAATCGCCTGGGGCTGTCGCTGGCCGCTCTCGGTGCCATCGACACCCGCCACGGCGTGGCCCTCGAGCTGCACGGCTGCGACCTAGTCGACGGTACCCCGGTGTTGGATATCAAGCCCTACCTACCCTGGGCAGAGGCGCTGCCCGACGCCCGGGCCGGCATGGCGGCGGACGCTCCACCGCGCCATGCGGTGCGCTTCTCCCAGGACGCGGAGGACGCCCTCGAGCAGCGCAGCGACAGCGCCTCGCTGCGCGCCCTGATCGAGCAGGTGCTGGCCCAGGACCCACGCCCCGCCTACCACCGCGACAAGGGTGACGCCGAGCGCGTCTACGGCGTGCGGCTCAGGGACGTGGACGTGCGCTTCTGCGCCGAGGGCGAGGGCTTTCGGGTAGTGGCGATCGCAACCCCCTAG